The following proteins are encoded in a genomic region of Ptychodera flava strain L36383 chromosome 23 unlocalized genomic scaffold, AS_Pfla_20210202 Scaffold_24__1_contigs__length_23054250_pilon, whole genome shotgun sequence:
- the LOC139124947 gene encoding gastrula zinc finger protein XlCGF57.1-like has translation MEQMNNNMKDNKSSEETDNMPDSDFAVLKTNAEHFMEELQGDVSDSNTAATKALAVTSQPTETKEVLHSDTEGNSSSDADSSYHPKTESDCNKHYTPRTRKSNRPRAASDKALGVASYYREMENDSDEEYTRQTRKSNRRRASSDKALGDTSYYPETENDSYDEYTPQTRKSNWQRATSGKALKTRKKRKEKFQCEDCGKSLRMEKRYSLHMEWHKNKGHKKRRQKPNVRDNQCCICGTQYTTMTTLKAHLRSKHPGEKSYTCEICGASFVTDESKYKHITEIHGDSMLQCDQCDMAFRSSGALGQHKMTKHIPLELWNHHCDVCSRFPYKSVLQTHMKSHSDERNFYCQVCGKDFKKKDHYVRHVKNHEGEKPYMCEHCGKNFGRKEHLMQHSVVHTKEKNFLCDYCGKSFSNKANLYVHRRQHTGVRPVVCKICGQGFHRQRGLAKHMEKIHPNPMTQSNDIGTHDNATTDAVSQIS, from the coding sequence ATGGAACAAATGAACAATAATATGAAGGATAATAAGAGTTCTGAAGAAACAGACAACATGCCTGACTCAGATTTTGCCGTACTAAAAACTAATGCAGAACATTTCATGGAAGAACTTCAAGGAGATGTGAGTGACTCCAACACTGCTGCCACCAAAGCATTGGCTGTGACCTCACAACCGACAGAAACAAAAGAAGTTCTACACAGTGACACTGAGGGCAATAGTAGCAGTGATGCTGATTCATCTTATCATCCAAAGACAGAGAGTGATTGCAATAAACACTACACTCCGCGCACACGAAAATCCAACAGGCCGAGAGCTGCATCCGATAAGGCGCTGGGTGTTGCATCTTATTATCGAGAAATGGAGAATGATAGCGATGAGGAATACACTCGGCAAACACGGAAATCCAACAGAAGGAGAGCTTCATCAGATAAGGCACTGGGTGACACATCGTATTATCCAGAGACAGAGAATGATAGTTATGATGAATACACTCCGCAAACACGGAAATCCAACTGGCAAAGAGCCACGTCTGGTAAGGCACTGAAAACAAGGAAGAAACGAAAAGAGAAGTTCCAATGTGAGGATTGTGGGAAGAGTTTGAGAATGGAAAAGAGATACAGTCTGCACATGGAATGGCATAAAAACAAAGGCCACAAAAAGAGAAGGCAGAAGCCAAACGTCAGAGACAACCAGTGTTGCATTTGTGGAACACAGTATACAACCATGACAACATTGAAAGCTCATTTGAGATCTAAACACCCTGGGGAGAAATCATATACCTGTGAAATATGCGGAGCCAGTTTTGTCACAGACGAAAGCAAGTATAAACACATAACGGAAATTCATGGTGACAGTATGTTGCAGTGTGACCAATGCGACATGGCCTTCCGGTCTTCTGGTGCCTTGGGACAACACAAAATGACCAAACACATACCACTGGAATTGTGGAACCACCATTGTGACGTGTGCAGTAGATTTCCTTATAAATCTGTGTTACAGACACATATGAAATCACACTCGGATGAGAGGAACTTTTACTGCCAGGTTTGTGGGAAGGACTTTAAAAAGAAAGATCATTATGTTAGACATGTGAAGAACCATGAAGGCGAGAAACCATACATGTGTGAGCATTGTGGAAAGAACTTTGGTCGCAAGGAACACCTCATGCAACATTCAGTGGTTCACACAAAAGAGAAAAACTTTTTATGCGATTACTGTGGTAAAAGTTTCAGTAATAAGGCAAATCTTTACGTACACAGAAGGCAGCACACTGGAGTACGTCCTGTGGTGTGTAAGATATGTGGACAAGGTTTTCACCGCCAAAGAGGTCTTGCAAAACATATGGAGAAAATACATCCAAATCCAATGACACAATCAAATGACATTGGAACACATGACAATGCCACAACAGATGCAGTTTCTCAGATCTCATGA